CCGCGCCGACGACCTCATCGGCCTGGCCCGTGACCACGGCCGCCTCGACGACCCGGCGGTGCGCAAGGAGCTGGCCGATGTGCTCGCCTTGCGGGAACTCAACTCGCTCAACAATGCCCGCGCCAAAGCTGCTGCGACACAAGGAACGTCAAGCTCGATCATGTCTCTGGGCAAGCTGGCGATGTCGAACATCCTCCATGCGGAGGCACGGCTCAAGACCGAGATCATCGGCGCGGAAGCACTTTTGGCCGGGCCCGACAATCCCGAGGCCGACGACATCAACTTCCTGACGCTCAACGCGTTCTTCACGTCGATCGGCGGCGGCACCGACCAGATCCAGCGCAACATCATCGGCGAGCGGGTGCTCGGCCTGGCCAAAGAGCCCGAGGTCGATCGCGACATCCCGTTCCGCCAGGCCCGCCGGAGCTGACCCCGATGGCCGACCCGGACTACTACGACCCACCACTGGCCGGGGTTCGCATCCTCGACCTGTCGCGCGGCCCGATGACGGCGGTGGGACGCCTGCTGGCCGACCTCGGTGCCGCGGTGACCCAGGTGCACCTGCACGGCGTCACCGAACAACCCGCCGCGAGCGCCGGAGTCGACGCCGACTCGGTGGCGATCGGGATCAACCGGCACGGCCTGGACACGGTCGTCCTTGATCCGTCGACCCCCGCCGATCAACGTCGCTGGGGCCAGCTGCTTTCCCGTGCCGACATCCTGATCGAGGACACCCGCCCCGGTTCGGATGCCGAAAGAGCCCTGTCGGTACGCGACATCCTCAGCGAGCGCCCCGGCCTGGTGGTCCTGTCCATCAGCGATTTCGGCCGCGACACCAGCTACCGCGACTGGCAGGCCACCACACCGGTACTGCACGCGCTGACCAGTGAGCTGTCCCGCTCGGGCATCCCGGGACGGGAGCCGTTGGTACCGCCCGCCGCACAACTGCCCTATCACGTGGCGGCGGCGCAGGCAGCGGTGATGACCGTGAGCGTGTACCTGGACCGATTGCGCACCGGCACCGGCGATCTCATCGATTTCTCGATCCTCGACGGGGCCATGCAGACGCTCGACCCGCCGTACGGGACAGCGGGGACGGCCTCGGCCGGCGTCGCCCTGAGCGCGCAACGACGCGACTGGAACGCCGAGCGGCTGCGGTACCCCATCATCGCGTGCAAGGACGGTCACGTACGGATCTGCCTGCTGGCAAAACGCCAGTGGCACGGCATGTTCGAGTGGATGGGCCGGCCCGGGCAGTTCGCCGATCCGTCGTTCGACCGGCTGCGAGTGCGGTTCAGTTCGCCGGAGTTGATGGCCGCGATCGGGCAGTTCTGCGCCGGGCAGACCCGCGCCGAACTGGAGGACGCCGGCCAGCGGCACGGGGTGCCGACCGCAGCGGTACTCACCCTGGCCGAAACCCTCGGCACCGCACAGGTCAGGGACCGCGGGTATTTTCACGAGATCGACCTGGCCCCCGGAATATCGGCGCCCGTGCCGGCAGGTGTCGTCGAGATCGACGGGCACCGGGCCAACGCGCTCAACGTCTCCGAACCTGCGACGGCCGCTCGCATCGAGGTCGCCCCGCGGCTCTCCGCCCGCTCCCGCCGCAATGAGGGCCTGCCGCTGGAGGGGGTGCGCGTGCTGGACCTCGGAGTGATCGTCGTCGGATCCGACACCGGACGACTCTTCGGCGATCTCGGCGCCGACGTCATCAAGATCGAGAACTCGGCGTTCCCGGACGGGCTGCGCGGCAACCTGACCTCGATGTCGCAGACCTACGCCGCCGGCCACCGAAACAAGCGCTCGATCGGCATCGATCTGCGGACGGCGGAAGGTCGGGCATTGGCCCACCGGCTGGTGACCCTGTCCGACGTCGTGTTGACCAATTTCAAACCGGGCGTGGCCGAGACGCTGGGCATGGACCACCGAACCTTGCGAAAGGTGAATCCGGGCATCGTGGTGGTCGACAGTTCGGCGTTCGGGCCCACCGGGCCGTGGGCGAAGCGGATGGGTTACGGCCCGCTGGTGCGGGCGGCCGCGGGGTTCACGGACCTGTGGGTGTACCCGGGTGAACCGGAGTCCTTCTGCGACACCGTCACCGTCTACCCCGATCACGTGGCGGCCCGGATCGGCGCGCTCGGTGCGCTGGCCCTGCTGCTGCGCCGGGAACGCACGGACGCCGGCGGTTCGGTCAGCGTCGCGCAATCGGAGGTCATGCTCAGCCACCTGGCCGCCGAGATCGCTGCCGACGTCCTGGTGCGGCGCGGGCACGAACCCTCGCCCCACCCGATCCACGACGCGCCGTGGGGCCTGTTCCCGGCCGCCGGAGAGGACCGGTGGCTGGCCGTGACCGTGCGCGACGACGCCGACTGGGGCGCGCTGTGCGAGGTGATCGAACGTCCGGATCTGAGGGCCGACGAGCAGCTGACGACCCGCGCCGGACGCGACGCCCACCGCGGCCGCGTCGACGAGGCCGTGCGAGCCTGGACAAGACAGCGCCCCGCGACCGAGGCGATGGACCTGCTGCAGGCGGCCGGTGTTCCGGCCGGTGCCGCCCTGCACGCTGCCGAGGTCGCCGAGTGGGACTACTACGTGCAGCGTCGCGCGTTCCGCGAGGAACTGCACCCGCATGCCGATGAGCCGTTCACGATGGAGAACGTGCAGATCCATTCGGATCGCATCGCCGATCCCCCACTGCTGCAGGCGCCGCTGCTCGGCGAGCAGACCCGGGAGATCGCCGCCGAGCTGCTCGGCCTGGACGACGCCGAGATCGATGAGCTGATCGCCGTGGGGGTGCTCGAGGTGCCGCAGAGCTCGCAGCTCGCGGGACGCTGAGGGGCCATCTCGTACCATTCGTGGGTCACCTCACCCTCGAATCGCCGGAAATGACCGCATGGACTTCACCAGACTCAGGTACTTCGTGGCGGTCGCCGAGGAGCTGCACTTCAAGCGGGCCGCCGACCGGCTGATGATCACGCCGCCGCCGCTCAGCAAGCAGATCAAGCTGCTGGAGAAGGAGCTCGGCGGGCAGCTGTTCGAGCGCAACTACCACGAGGTCCGCCTGACGCCGCTGGGCACCAAGCTGCTCGGTCCGGCCCGCGAGATCCTGCGCCAGGTCGATGATCTGAAGGCCACCGCGGTCCGGCTCACCGAGGGAGCCGCACCCATCCGGGTGGGCGCAACCGCTTATGCGCCATCAGATTTCGTGGCGCAGGTGCAGACCGCCGTCGCCGGCCTGGCCGTGCCGACCGAATTCAGCGTCCCCGGGTCGGCCGCCGAGGTGACGGCCAAGCTGGTGTCCGGCCACCTCGACCTCGGGCTCATCCATCTGCCCACTTCCGACAAACGGCTGCAATACCGCGTGGTGGCCTCCTTCCAGGGTGCGGTGGCGGTGCGTTTCGACGATCCACTGGCAGCCAAGGAGCAGGTGTCGATCGAGGAACTGCGCGATCGCGACGTAGTGATCGACTTCGCCCGGCCCAACCCCGTCATGCTGGCCGGCCTGACCCGTGCGCTCAACGCCCGCGGGGTGACCCGCATCGTTCGCACCACCAACCAGTTCGGCGGCGAACTGGAGATGGCTGCCCAGGTGTTCAACCGTCATCTCGTCGCGGTGGTGCCATATGCGCCCGAATCATTGATCGGCAAGATCTTCTCTCCACCGGAGTTCACGCTGGTACCCATCGACGAGAGCACCTGGGCACCGGCGCGGATCGCATTGGCCTGGGTGCCCGACCGGCTCAAGAACCCGGCAGAGATCGAGGAGTTGGTGGCTGAACTCGCGCCGGCACTGACCCGCGATCAGGCGCAGTAGTGTGTGCACAGTGATGCCGATGATGGTGGGTGCAACTGTCGCCTCGAGCGTCGCCGCAATGGCGGCCCTGCTCGGCACGGCTGCACCCGCACCACAGATCCGTCTGGTCGACGACACCGTCCCGATGACCCAGGGCGACGGCTCGTTGTCCGACGGGCAGGTCCTGACCCCCTTTGACGTGCAGAATCCGGCGGTCGGCCGGCTGGATCCGCGGCTGCTGGCCGCAGTCCAGAACGCCGCGAATGCCGCCACCGCCGAAGGCGTCACCATGACGATCAACTCGGGGTGGCGGTCGGCCGATTTCCAGCAGTCGCTGCTCGATCAGGCAGTGCAGAGCTACGGCAGCCTCGCCGCGGCACGCCAGTATGTGCAGACGCCGACGGCGTCCCGCCACGTCACCGGTGAGGCGGTCGATATCGGGGGTCCGCAGGCCGATCACTGGCTGATCGCCAACGGCGCGCGGTTCGGGTTGTGCCAGATCTATGCCAACGAGCTGTGGCATTTCGAGCTCGTCGCCGACCCGGCGGGCAACTGCCCCCCGCTACAGCCCAACGCCGCAGGCTGACCTACTCGGTGACCGGCACCATGTCGGCGCCGCAGGTGCACTTGTAGCTGGTTTCGGGACCTTCGCAATGGCATTCGGACTCGACGCGGATCCGGCACCCACAACCCTCGTGCGCACAGGTCAGCACGGTCCCGGCAGGAACGACGCTCATGTCTTCCTCCAATTGGTCGGCAAATCCATCGTCCCCCTCGCATAGCCCTGAACCGGGCAATTCAATCCATCCCGGTCGGCATATCGTGTCCCTATGACTCTGTCCGGGAAGACCATGTTCATCTCCGGCGCCAGCCGGGGTATCGGCCTGGCGATCGCCAAGAAAGCCGCCGCCGACGGCGCCAACATCGCGCTGGTGGCCAAGACCGCCGAACCGCACCCCAAGCTCGAGGGCACGATCTACACGGCCGCCAAGGAGATCGAGGAGGCCGGCGGGCAGGCCCTGCCGATCGTCGGTGACGTCCGCGACGGTGACTCGGTTTCCGCCGCGGTGGCCAAGGCCGTCGAGCAGTTCGGCGGCATCGACCTGTGCGTCAACAACGCCTCGGCCATCAACCTCGGCTCGATCGAGGAAGTACCGCTCAAGCGCTTCGACCTGATGAACGGCATCCAGATCCGCGGCACCTACGCCGTGTCTCAGGCCTGCATCCCGCACATGAAGGGCCGCGAGAACCCGCACATCCTCACCCTGTCCCCGCCGATCCGGCTGGAGTCCGAATGGCTCAAGCCGACCGCCTACATGATGGCCAAGTTCGGGATGACGTTGTGCGCGTTGGGCATTGCCGAGGAGATGCGCGAGGCGGGCATCGCGTCCAACACGCTGTGGCCGCGCACCCTGGTGGCCACCGCCGCGGTGCAGAACCTGCTCGGCGGCGACGAGGCCATGGGCCGCGCCCGCAAACCCGACGTCTACGCCGATGCGGCATACACGATCTTCAACAAGCCCGCGCGGGAGTACACCGGCCAGAGCCTGCTGTGCGAGGACGTGCTGCTCGCGAACGGCGTCACCGACCTGTCGGTGTACGACTGTGTGCCCGGATCGGACCTCGGAGTGGACCTGTGGGTGGACACCCCGAACCCGCCGGGATACGTCCAGCAGTAGCGGAGCACCGCGAGCGTGCGCGTCTGCTGCCCGACACGCCGCCGAATGCCGACACTCAGCGCACGCTCGACGCTCGTCGAGCGTGCGCTACGTGTATTCGATGATGCCCCGGATATTGCGCCCCTCCCGCATGTCGATCATGGCGTCGTTGATCTGATCGAGCCGATACCGCCGCGTCACCAGCTCGTCGAGTTTGAGGTGGCCGTTGCGGTACATGTCCAGCAGCATGGGCATGCTCTCCCGGGGGTTCATGCCGCCGTAGATCAACCCCTTGAACGTCTTGCAGTTCTGCAACATGTCGACGAGCAGCATCGGCACCATGCTGAACTCGAACTTGGGGACACCGGTCATCAGACAGGTACCGCCCTTGGCCGTCAACATCAAGGCCGGGGTCAGCATCTCCGGGGTGACCACGCTCGGCGTGAGCACCACCCGATCGGCCATCAGGCCACGCGTCAGTTCCCGTACCAGAGGTATCGCTGCTTCGAGAGACGGACAGGTATCCGTCGCCCCGAAGAACTTCGCCGTATCCCGTTTGAAATCAACGGGATCCACGGCGATCACCAGGTTGGCGCCGACAGCGCGGGCACCCTGGACCGCGTTGACCCCCACCCCGCCCGTGCCGACCACGACGACAGTGTCGCCCGGTTGCGTGCCGACGCCGACGGTCCCTGACCCCCAACCCGTCGTCACGCCGCACGAGACCAGCGACGCGGCCTCAAAGGGAATCGACTCGTCGAGCTTGATCACCGATTCCTCAGCCAGAACGGCGTATTCGGCGAACGTACCGAGTTGGGTCATGGCCATCAGGCCCTCGTCGCCGATGTGACGCCGCACCGTG
Above is a window of Mycolicibacterium boenickei DNA encoding:
- a CDS encoding SDR family oxidoreductase; protein product: MTLSGKTMFISGASRGIGLAIAKKAAADGANIALVAKTAEPHPKLEGTIYTAAKEIEEAGGQALPIVGDVRDGDSVSAAVAKAVEQFGGIDLCVNNASAINLGSIEEVPLKRFDLMNGIQIRGTYAVSQACIPHMKGRENPHILTLSPPIRLESEWLKPTAYMMAKFGMTLCALGIAEEMREAGIASNTLWPRTLVATAAVQNLLGGDEAMGRARKPDVYADAAYTIFNKPAREYTGQSLLCEDVLLANGVTDLSVYDCVPGSDLGVDLWVDTPNPPGYVQQ
- the mymT gene encoding copper-binding metallothionein MymT; translated protein: MSVVPAGTVLTCAHEGCGCRIRVESECHCEGPETSYKCTCGADMVPVTE
- a CDS encoding LysR family transcriptional regulator, with protein sequence MDFTRLRYFVAVAEELHFKRAADRLMITPPPLSKQIKLLEKELGGQLFERNYHEVRLTPLGTKLLGPAREILRQVDDLKATAVRLTEGAAPIRVGATAYAPSDFVAQVQTAVAGLAVPTEFSVPGSAAEVTAKLVSGHLDLGLIHLPTSDKRLQYRVVASFQGAVAVRFDDPLAAKEQVSIEELRDRDVVIDFARPNPVMLAGLTRALNARGVTRIVRTTNQFGGELEMAAQVFNRHLVAVVPYAPESLIGKIFSPPEFTLVPIDESTWAPARIALAWVPDRLKNPAEIEELVAELAPALTRDQAQ
- a CDS encoding M15 family metallopeptidase encodes the protein MVGATVASSVAAMAALLGTAAPAPQIRLVDDTVPMTQGDGSLSDGQVLTPFDVQNPAVGRLDPRLLAAVQNAANAATAEGVTMTINSGWRSADFQQSLLDQAVQSYGSLAAARQYVQTPTASRHVTGEAVDIGGPQADHWLIANGARFGLCQIYANELWHFELVADPAGNCPPLQPNAAG
- a CDS encoding CaiB/BaiF CoA-transferase family protein translates to MADPDYYDPPLAGVRILDLSRGPMTAVGRLLADLGAAVTQVHLHGVTEQPAASAGVDADSVAIGINRHGLDTVVLDPSTPADQRRWGQLLSRADILIEDTRPGSDAERALSVRDILSERPGLVVLSISDFGRDTSYRDWQATTPVLHALTSELSRSGIPGREPLVPPAAQLPYHVAAAQAAVMTVSVYLDRLRTGTGDLIDFSILDGAMQTLDPPYGTAGTASAGVALSAQRRDWNAERLRYPIIACKDGHVRICLLAKRQWHGMFEWMGRPGQFADPSFDRLRVRFSSPELMAAIGQFCAGQTRAELEDAGQRHGVPTAAVLTLAETLGTAQVRDRGYFHEIDLAPGISAPVPAGVVEIDGHRANALNVSEPATAARIEVAPRLSARSRRNEGLPLEGVRVLDLGVIVVGSDTGRLFGDLGADVIKIENSAFPDGLRGNLTSMSQTYAAGHRNKRSIGIDLRTAEGRALAHRLVTLSDVVLTNFKPGVAETLGMDHRTLRKVNPGIVVVDSSAFGPTGPWAKRMGYGPLVRAAAGFTDLWVYPGEPESFCDTVTVYPDHVAARIGALGALALLLRRERTDAGGSVSVAQSEVMLSHLAAEIAADVLVRRGHEPSPHPIHDAPWGLFPAAGEDRWLAVTVRDDADWGALCEVIERPDLRADEQLTTRAGRDAHRGRVDEAVRAWTRQRPATEAMDLLQAAGVPAGAALHAAEVAEWDYYVQRRAFREELHPHADEPFTMENVQIHSDRIADPPLLQAPLLGEQTREIAAELLGLDDAEIDELIAVGVLEVPQSSQLAGR
- a CDS encoding NDMA-dependent alcohol dehydrogenase, coding for MLRGVGMDWEIEEITLDPPRTGEVLVRMAVAGICHTDDHFTTGDMVPTPDLVAMYEAVGVPPPDFFPMLGGHEGAGIVEAVGPGVRSVQPGDHVGLSFIAACGICRWCVSGRTYLCDNGALMLAKEMVTDNTVRRHIGDEGLMAMTQLGTFAEYAVLAEESVIKLDESIPFEAASLVSCGVTTGWGSGTVGVGTQPGDTVVVVGTGGVGVNAVQGARAVGANLVIAVDPVDFKRDTAKFFGATDTCPSLEAAIPLVRELTRGLMADRVVLTPSVVTPEMLTPALMLTAKGGTCLMTGVPKFEFSMVPMLLVDMLQNCKTFKGLIYGGMNPRESMPMLLDMYRNGHLKLDELVTRRYRLDQINDAMIDMREGRNIRGIIEYT